In the genome of Salinigranum halophilum, the window GCCGCGCGTCTCGATTCGCACGGCGACGCCGTGGGAGGCGGACGGAACGACCCGCCCGTCGACTGGCTCGGCGTCGGCTACGGCGCGACCCCCTCGCTGGTCGAGTTCTGGCGCGCGAACGGCTTCTCCTCGCTGTACCTCTCGACCTCGCGGAACGAGACGAGCGGGGAACACTCCGTCGTGATGCTCGACCCGCTCTCGTCGCGGGGACGGGCGCTGTGGGACCGCCACACTGAGTGGTTCCTCGCCCGCGCCGAGGGTGTCCTCTCTGACCCCCTGCGGGAGGTTGACGCCGACGTCGTCCGCGCGTCGCTTCGGGCCGCCGGGCGCGCGTTCTCGTGTTCGCTCACCGACCGTGAGTGGCGGGTCGTCGTCGACGCCTCCTTCGGGCCCGGCCTCTACAGCGCGAACCCTCGGCCGTTCCGACTGCTGGCGCTCCGTGCGCTCACGACGGCGGACGGACCGCTCACCCCCGACGACGAACGTCTGCTCGTCCGGAAGGTGCTGCAGGCTCAACCGTGGGACACCGTCGCCGACGGACTCGGCTTCGTCTCGACGGGGCAGTGTATGAAGACGCTCGGCCGCGCGTACCAGTCGCTCGTCGAGTGGGACGGGACGGACGCGGCGGCGGCGCACCGACGGCGATACGAGTAGCCGACCCTCGCCCCTCGCGGTCGTCCTCGTCGGTGTCGACGTCGCCCTCGACCGCGACGTCGACCGTGACCGGTGAGTCCTCCGGCGCTCGTCCGACGCGACTCCCTCCCGCGCGGCTTCCCCTCCGAGGGACGCACACTCTTGTCCGTCGGGTGTCTCTCTCCTCGTATGGCGACCTGTAGCGAGGCGGGGTGTGAGAACGAGGCGGCGGTTCGGGTGTACGTCCCCTGGGAAGCGGACCGAGACGTCTGTACGGCTCACGCGCGAGCCATCGTCCAGCAGGACGGGGTCGTCGCCGAACCCCTCGAGGGGTCCGAGGAGAACTGGCGCTAGTCGAGGAGGTCGACCGCCATCATCACCTCGTCGACGTAGTCGCCGTCGATCTTGTAGTGGTCGCTCCGGACGGCCTCGGTCTCCCAGCCGTGGCCCGCGAGGAAGTCGATGGCCCGCTGGTTCGTCGCCGGGACGGAGTTGTACAGCTTCTCGAAGCCGTGTTCGCGCGCCCACTCGACACCACGTTCGAGGAGTGCCGAGCCGATACCGTGGCCGCGGAACTCGTCTCTGAGGCCGACGGTGAGGACCGCCGTGTGTGAGAGGAACTCCGTCTCGGGGAGGTCGAGGTGGACCCAGCCGGCGACCTCGTCGTCGTCGCCGACGCAGGCGACGAAGAACAGCCGCGAGTGGACCTCGTTGTGACGGATGAGTACCTCCTCGTGGTCGAGCACCTCCGCGACCGTCTCCGCCTCGAAGTAGTCGCCCTCTTTCGCGACCTCGCGGATGGTCTCGGTGAGCCGTTCCTGGTCGTCCTCGTGGGCGGTGCGGATGACGAACTCGACGCCGTCGGACTCGTACTCCCGTGGCGCGTCTTCCTGGTAGGCGATCTGGAGTCTGTCACCGACTTCACGGATGTACCCCTCTTGACGAAGGATGGTCGTGTGGACGCCGAACGCACCGGGCTCCATGTTCAGCGACCGCCGGGCCTCGTCCTTCCGGACCGTGCCGTGGCTCTCGACGTAGTCGTACAGGTCCTTGCGGTCCTTGTGCGAGAAACTGAGCTTGTCGGTGATGTCCATGAGGGCCAGTACCACACCTCGATACTTAATAGTTGTTCGTGAGGTTCTGTGCGGGGGCGTCGGAACTCGCGACACCGGTGCGTCTCAGTCTCGCCCGGGTACCTTCGTCACCAACTGTGCGGTGTCGACGATGTTGTGCGTCTTCAACAGCACCTCGGCGGCCTCCCGTACCGTCACGTCGGTGTCGAACGCCACTCCGTGACACCTCGTGTACAACGAGAGGTAGTCGTTCGTCGCCCGGTGGAGCAGGCTGAGTTCGCGCGCCGAGAACTCGACGTCCCACGCCGCGGTCCGCGCTTCGATGTACAGCGCGACCACGTCGCCGAACCCGTCGCGGGCGTACCGCAGCGCCCGCTCCTCGTCGACCGCCTCGGGCGGCTCGAACGTCTCGCGTTCGTGACGGGCCGTCTCGGCGAGGTCGGCGATACGGGCGTAGTAGCCCGAGTGACGCTCGCGTTCGTCCGTCGCGTCCATACTCACCCTTGCTTGAACTCGACACCCTTTCCGCCGCGCGGGTGGACCCACGTCGTGTCGGCGACCACGGCGCAGGTCCCACACTCGACGCAGGGCTGGGTGTCGAGCGACACCACCTGCTCCTCGTGGCCGTTCTTCTGGATGGTCTCCTCGCGGTAACAGCCGCCGCCGAAGTCACGCGCGGAGACCGGGCACGCGTAGACGGCTGCCCCCGACGCCTCCATGGAGTTGTCCTGGACGACGATGTGTGGATTGCCGATGTCGGTGTTGTACGAGAGGTCGCCGATGCGCTCTTCCAGCGACGGTGGCTCGACGTAGCTCTCGTCCCGCACGGGCGTTCCCAGTTCCTCGGCGATGACGGTGGGGAGGGTGACGTACGGCGTCCGTGTGTCCGGAATCATCGACGTCAGGAACGGCGAGTTGTACAGCGTCTCGATGCGAGAGCCGAGGAGGCGGACACCGAACCGTCCCAGCGGCGAGTCGACCACGTCGTCGACGAGTCCGGCCATCGGTTCGCGCTCACCCAGCGACCCCAGCAGTTCGTACTGCTTCGGCCGGAGCTTCTTCATTACGCCCTCGTCGCGGAGCTTCTTCGCGTAGAGCCGTCCTGTCTTCTCGGGGGAGCCTCTGGCTCGCGACTCCGCGAACGCCTCCGCGGCGAGCGCGCCCGCGGTGACGGCGTGGTTCATCCCCTTGATGATGGGTCCTTGCGCCTGCATCTGCCCAGCGGCGTCCCCGACGAGAACGAGGTTGTCACGGTACGGCTCGCGGAGCGCGACCTTCTTCGAGTCCGGCACCAGCTTCGCCGAGTACTCGCGCTCACGGTACTCGTCGCCGAGCCACTGCGCGAGGAGCGGATGGGTGAGCAGCGCATCGAGGAGTTGGTGTGACTCGAGCTCCCCGTCGACGATGCTGTCGAGGTGGAACACGGTCCCGAGCGAGAGCGACTCCTCGTTGGTGTAGAGGAAGCCGCCGCCACGAGCCTCGTCGAAGAGGTCGCCCGAGAAGAGGTGGGCGACGCCCTCCTCGTCGGTGATGTTGAACCGCTCGTTCACCTCTTCTCTCTCCATGTCGACGACGGCCTTGACGCCCTGGAACCACTCGTCTGGACGCTCCCAGTCCATCAGCCCTGCCTGCCGGGCGAGTTCGGAGTTGACGCCGTCGGCGGCGACGATCAGGTCCGCCCTGATCGGGTCGAGTTCGTCGCAGGTCACCCCGACGATGTCGCCGTCCTCCTCGAGGAGACCGTTCACGTGGACCTCGGTCAGGAGGCCACCGCCGGTCTCGCTGGTGCGCTCGTGGACCCGCTCGGCGAGCCACGAGTCCATCTTCCGTCTGAGCACCGAGTCGGACCACTCCGTATCCGACTCGTGGAGGTCGGTGAGGTCGAACGACTCGACCTTCGTCCCGGCGACGTTGTGGATGTAGTACTTCGTGATGGGTCGCTCGGCCGCCTCCGCGCGGAAGTCGTCGAAGATGCGGTCGATGGTGTACGGCGCGCTCTCTTCGGCGTAGATGAGCCCGCCCGAGACGTTCTTCGAGCCGGCGTCGACACCGCGTTCGAGCACGAGCGTCTCGACCCCGTACGAGGCGAGCGTGGCCGCCGCGGCCGCCCCGCCGGGACCCGCCCCGACGACGACCGCCTCGTAGTGTTCGTACTCCGCACCCGGGTCGACCGTCGTCGTCTCCGCTGCGCTACTCATCGTGTCCCTCCTGGGCTGCCGTGGTGTCCGTTGGTACCGGTTCGCCGCCGTCGGCGACCGCTTCGACGTCCAGCGTGCCGGTCTTCACCGCCTCCGTGAGCCGCGGGAGGACCTCGAAGAGGTCGCCCTCGATGAAGTAGTCCGACCAGTCCTTGATGCGAGCGTCCGTGTCGGTGTTGATGGCGACGATGGTCTCCGACTCGTCACAGCCGACCTTGTGCTGGACCGCCCCGGAGACGCCGGCGGCGATGTACAGCTGCGGCTGGATGACCTGGCCGGTCTCGCCGATCTGGCGTTCCTCGTGGGTGTACTGCTCCACGTGGCCGTCGAACTGGAACGAGCCCGTGACGATGCCGCGGGTGACGCCGACGTCGCTGTTCTCGAACGCGTCTGCGAGTTCGAGTGCGAGCTCTACCCCCTTCGTCGGGTCGGCGCTGATTCCCCGGCCGACGCAGACGACCACGTCGTGCCCCGTGAGGTCGACGCCCGAGTCGAGCTGGTCGAACTCGGTCACCGAGACGCGGAACCAGTCGTCGTCGAGCGGGAGGTCGTTACGGACGACCTCACCCTCCCTGTCGGGGTCGGGGTCGGGGACTTCGAAGCTCCCCGGGATGACCGACCCGCCCTGTGGGTGGAACTCGCGGTGGGGGTTGTCCAGACAGAGGATGGTCGAGTACTCGAAGCCAGAGAAGTCCGGCCGCTTCATGTGGAGGACGCGCTCGAACGTCTTCTTCGTCCCGGGTTCGCCGGTCTTCACCGGGTTGGAGATGACCGTGTCCTCGATGTACAGCCCCGAACAGTCCGACGCCAGCCCCGAGTCGAGTTCGGCCTGGACCTGCGCGGAGAGGTCGCGGCCGTTGTTCGTCGCCGGGAACAGCACGTACCGCGGCTCGTCGTAGTCGCGCCACTCCGCTGGTTCCTTCTCCCGACCGAACGGGTGGTCGGCGGCGCGGGCCATGTCGCAGAATATCTCGGTGTAGGGCTTGTGCTGGAAACGCGAGAGGCGCTCGTCCTCGCGGACGACGACCACGTCCGCGCCGAGGGCGATGCACTCCTCGGTGTGCCTCTCGACGTCGTCGCCGATGAGTACCGCGACGACCCGTTCGGTTTCGCCGTAGTCGCCGTTGTAGGTGTCCATCAGCTCGCGGGCCTTCCCGAGCATCTCCTTCGAGACGTCGATGAGTCCGCCCGCCTGCGTCTCACAATACACCCACATGTCGCGGTACTCCCCCTCGTCCAGCGCGTGGACGTACTGTTTGTCCTCGGTCGGGTGGTCGAGGTCCGGGTGCCGCTCCTCGGGGCTCTCTCGGGCTTCGACCTCGTCGTCGCCGTCGCCGCCCTCCAGCGATTCGAGGCGGTTCTCGAACTGGCGGACGATGGTGTCGCGGTTCTGTCCCGCCTGTTCTTCCTCCAGGAGCGTGCGGAGGCGGTCGACGTCGTCCATCGACTTGATGGCGTTCGCGAGGTCCGCCAGCCCCATCTCCGCGAGGTCGATGTCGCCGTCGCCGCCGTCGTCCTCGGAGAGTTTGTCGATGCGCGACTGGATGAGCGTCTTCACCGGGGCGCGGTCCTCGCCGGCCTCCTCGGCGGCGAGCATCTCCGCCAGTTCGTCGCGGTCGTCGACGTCCTTGATCTTCGGGCCGAGTTCGGCGATGTCGTACTCGGTGGGGTCGACCTCCATCGTCAGTCACCCCCCGCCTCGGCGGCTCCCGGTCCCGTCGCGAAGGGCGTCAGCTCCTCAACCACCTGCTGCATGGCGTCCGAGTCTGCGGGGTCGACCATCGTCGCCTCGCGCTCGGCGGGGGCCTTCGGAATCGGGTCGACCGAGGAGACGATGGTGGGCGAGCCGTCGAGGCCGATGTAGTCGGGGTCGAGGTTCAGGTCGCTGTGGTCCCACACGGTCACGGCGTCGTCGTCCTCGTCGAGCGCCGCGGCGCGCTCGCGCGTCTCGTTTCGGAGCGTCTTCAGTTCGAGGCGGTCGGCCGCCGTTCGATACACCGGCTCGAAGTCGGGGTCGGTGACGATGAACGCCGGGAGCGACACCTCGACGGTCTCGACCTCCTCGATGTCACCCTCGACGAGGCGTTTCGCACGGACGGTCTCCTCGTCCGCGTCGACGTCCAGGGCGATGACGTGCGTGACGACCGGCAAGTCGAGACACCAGCACGTCTGCGGGCCGGTGTGGCCCGTCTCGCCGTCGGCCGTCTTGAACCCGGCGAACACCAGGTCGGGGACGCCACGCTTTCGGATGGCAGACGCGAGCGTGATGGCTGTCGCCCAGGTGTCGGCGGCGGCCATCTCCCGGTCGGAGACGAGTGTGAGGTCGTCGGCGTACACCGTCTCCATCGCCTCGCGGAGGACGTCCTTGTAGCCGGGCGGGCCCATCGACATCACCGAGACGGTGCCACCGTGTCTGACCCGGGTCTGCAGCGCCGCCCGCAGCGCGTGCTTGTCGTTCGGGTTCATCACCGTCGGCGTCTTTCCCCGTTCGAGGTGGCCGTTCTCGTCGAACGATACCTGCCCCTCGCGGAAGTCGGGGACCCCTTTCGTCAACACGACAGTGTCAAGTTCTCCCATAGTCTCGCCATCATCTCCGCACGTTTTCATAATAATCTTTTGGCTTAATTCTCAGCTGACAGGACTGTCCGGGTAGACGAGAGCGTCCACAGGCTCGGGAGAGGGCCGTCGCTCGCGACTGGTGGACGACGTGGGCGACGAGGTGACGACGGTGGCGGGCGACGGAGACGACGACGTGGCCCGAACGCGGGCGCGGCTCAGATGCGACCGGCGCGTCCGGGGTCGACGTCGATGGCGTCGACGGGGCAGACGTCGACACAGAGCATGCAGTCGATGCACTGGTCTTCGTGTGTCGGTTCGGCTTTGATCTCGGACTCGGGGTGGCCGGGCGTGTCGACCCAGGTGAACACGTCGACCGGACAGTCCTCGAGGCAGGCACCGTCGGCGAGACAGATGTCGAAGTCGACGGCGACGTGGGTCCCGTGGATGCCCTGCTTCTCCGGCGGGTCGTACGGACCCCAGATGGCGACGTCGTCCGCGAAGGCCTCCTCGTCGACCTCCACTCGCTCGCGGTTCGTCTCGAAGTTCGCGTCGATGGCCATGGTAATCTACGAGTACGTGACGTGGAGGGCACTTAACTCTTGCACGGGACACGTTCGGCGGCGGCCGACGGCGCGACGATTTCGCCGCGGGACGCGGCGGAGTGGTCGCCCGAACCCGCGCGTCAGGTGTCGTCGACGACCGACACACCGCTCGACGACGGTGGAGTTATATTCCAGACTCGTGTACGTGTACGCCAGTGAGTGCCACAATCGAGAAACGGGTCGACGGGCCCAACGACGCCACGCACGTCGAGGCCGCGTGGGCGCTCAAAGAGCGAATCCGGCAGGCCGAGGGCGTCCTGAAACAGCGGCGCGGCTTCTTCGTCGACGCCTACCGCCGGTCGACGACGCACCTCCTCTTCGACGGGGACGAACTCGCCGGGTTCGTCTCCGTCCGCCGGGACGGCTACATCCTCTTTCTCGCCGTCGCTCCCGAAGCCCGCGGGCAGGGGCTCGGCCGCCGACTCGTCGCCGAAGTCGCACAGCACCACCGTTCGGTCACCTGTCACGCGCGGTCGACGAACGAGAGCGCGCTTCGCTTCTACGAACACATCGGCTTCGAGGTCCGACGGCGTATCGACAACTACTACGAGGACGGTGGGGACGCCTACTACCTCCGCCTCGGACAGGACGCCTCGTTCCGGGAGAAGCTCTCGGAGTTCTTGCGCCGCTGACGCGACGGAAATTTTATTCGCGGGTCGGGAGTAGCCCGCGACATGGACGTAGGTGTACTTACCGTACCACTCAGTGGCGAGTCGCTCGACGACGCGCTCGCGTACCTCGCCGGTATCGGCGTCGACGCGGTCGAACTCGGCGTCGGGGGGTATCCCGGTGACGACCACGTCGACCGGCGCGACCTCCTCGAGAGCGAGTCGGCGCGGTCCTCGCTGCGGGAGGCGCTCGACGCACACGACCTGCGAGTGAGCGCGTTCGCGACGCACAACAACCCGCTCCATCCCGACGAGGGGCGCGCGGCCGAAGCCGACGAGGAACTCCGCGAGGCAATCGACCTCGCCGCCGCCTTCGACGTGAACACGGTGACGTGTTTCTCCGGGCTTCCCGCCGGGGGTCCCGACGACGAGGTCCCCAACTGGGTGACGGCACCGTGGCCGACGGAACACGCGGACGCCCACGAGTACCAGTGGGAGGTCGCCACCGACTACTGGAGCGACCTCGCCGACCACGCCGCCGACAGGGGAGTGGACGTCGCCATCGAGATGCACCCCAACATGCTCGTGTACGAACCGCACGGCCTGCTCCGACTCAGGGAGGCGACCAACGAGCGCGTCGGTGCGAACTTCGACCCCTCGCACCTCTACTGGCAGGGCATCGACGTGACGGAGGCCATCCGCTTTTTGGGTGAGCGAGACGCCATCCACCACGTCCACGCGAAGGACACGAAGGTGTACGAGGCGAACGCGCGAACGAAGGGCGTCCTCGACACGACGGCGTACACCGAGGAGCGAGACCGGTCGTGGCTCTTCCGTACTGTCGGATACGGCCACGGCGAGGAACACTGGAAGGACGTCGTCTCGACCCTCCGGATGGTCGGCTACGACGGCGCGCTCTCCATCGAGCACGAGGACTCGCTCACCTCCTCGCGGGAGGGGCTGGAGAAGGCGGTCGACGTCCTCCAGCGCGCCGTGTTCGAGACCACTCCCGGCGACGCGTACTGGGCAGAGTGATGACCGGGGAACTCACCGTCGGCGTCCTCGGCTACCGCTTCATGGGCAAGGCGCACTCGAACGCGCTCGCGCGCCTGCCGATGTTCTTCCCCGACGCTCCCGGCGTCGACCGGCACACCCTCATCGGGCGCGACGAGGAGGCACTCGCGGACGCCGCCGAGCGATTCGGCTTCTCCCACACCGCGACGGACTGGCGCGACGTGGTCGACGAGGTGGACGTCTTCTACAACCTCGGCCCGAACCACCTCCACGCCGAACCCTCTATCGCGGCGCTGGAGGCGGGCGCACACGTCTTCTGTGAGAAACCGCTCGCCCCGACACTCGGGGAAGCCCGGGAGATGCACGAGGCCGCCCGCGCGTCGGACCAGGTCGCCGGTTGCGCGTTCAACTACCGCTTCGTTCCCGCCATCCGGTACGCGAAGGGGCTCATCGAGGACGGGGAACTGGGTGAGATTCGCCACTTCAGGGGGAAATACCTCCAGGATTGGCTGGTCGACCCCGACGCGCCGTGGTCGTGGCGTAACTCGAAGGAACTGGCCGGGAGCGGCGCACTCGGTGACCTCGGGGCCCAC includes:
- a CDS encoding GNAT family N-acetyltransferase, yielding MDITDKLSFSHKDRKDLYDYVESHGTVRKDEARRSLNMEPGAFGVHTTILRQEGYIREVGDRLQIAYQEDAPREYESDGVEFVIRTAHEDDQERLTETIREVAKEGDYFEAETVAEVLDHEEVLIRHNEVHSRLFFVACVGDDDEVAGWVHLDLPETEFLSHTAVLTVGLRDEFRGHGIGSALLERGVEWAREHGFEKLYNSVPATNQRAIDFLAGHGWETEAVRSDHYKIDGDYVDEVMMAVDLLD
- a CDS encoding FAD-dependent monooxygenase; the protein is MSSAAETTTVDPGAEYEHYEAVVVGAGPGGAAAAATLASYGVETLVLERGVDAGSKNVSGGLIYAEESAPYTIDRIFDDFRAEAAERPITKYYIHNVAGTKVESFDLTDLHESDTEWSDSVLRRKMDSWLAERVHERTSETGGGLLTEVHVNGLLEEDGDIVGVTCDELDPIRADLIVAADGVNSELARQAGLMDWERPDEWFQGVKAVVDMEREEVNERFNITDEEGVAHLFSGDLFDEARGGGFLYTNEESLSLGTVFHLDSIVDGELESHQLLDALLTHPLLAQWLGDEYREREYSAKLVPDSKKVALREPYRDNLVLVGDAAGQMQAQGPIIKGMNHAVTAGALAAEAFAESRARGSPEKTGRLYAKKLRDEGVMKKLRPKQYELLGSLGEREPMAGLVDDVVDSPLGRFGVRLLGSRIETLYNSPFLTSMIPDTRTPYVTLPTVIAEELGTPVRDESYVEPPSLEERIGDLSYNTDIGNPHIVVQDNSMEASGAAVYACPVSARDFGGGCYREETIQKNGHEEQVVSLDTQPCVECGTCAVVADTTWVHPRGGKGVEFKQG
- a CDS encoding Gfo/Idh/MocA family protein; this encodes MTGELTVGVLGYRFMGKAHSNALARLPMFFPDAPGVDRHTLIGRDEEALADAAERFGFSHTATDWRDVVDEVDVFYNLGPNHLHAEPSIAALEAGAHVFCEKPLAPTLGEAREMHEAARASDQVAGCAFNYRFVPAIRYAKGLIEDGELGEIRHFRGKYLQDWLVDPDAPWSWRNSKELAGSGALGDLGAHTVDLARFLVGDVAGDVTRLSGHLQTFVDERPTGDGETKPVTVDDAYTAQATFENGAVGSFEASRFATGHKNDHTIEIHGSDGSVKFSLERLNELEYKSSESRGYETILVTDESDPYVDHWWPPGHVIGWEHTFVHENYEFLSAAAAGGEFHPSFADAYEVQKILDAIERSDESGAWVAVD
- a CDS encoding GNAT family N-acetyltransferase: MSATIEKRVDGPNDATHVEAAWALKERIRQAEGVLKQRRGFFVDAYRRSTTHLLFDGDELAGFVSVRRDGYILFLAVAPEARGQGLGRRLVAEVAQHHRSVTCHARSTNESALRFYEHIGFEVRRRIDNYYEDGGDAYYLRLGQDASFREKLSEFLRR
- a CDS encoding sugar phosphate isomerase/epimerase family protein — translated: MDVGVLTVPLSGESLDDALAYLAGIGVDAVELGVGGYPGDDHVDRRDLLESESARSSLREALDAHDLRVSAFATHNNPLHPDEGRAAEADEELREAIDLAAAFDVNTVTCFSGLPAGGPDDEVPNWVTAPWPTEHADAHEYQWEVATDYWSDLADHAADRGVDVAIEMHPNMLVYEPHGLLRLREATNERVGANFDPSHLYWQGIDVTEAIRFLGERDAIHHVHAKDTKVYEANARTKGVLDTTAYTEERDRSWLFRTVGYGHGEEHWKDVVSTLRMVGYDGALSIEHEDSLTSSREGLEKAVDVLQRAVFETTPGDAYWAE
- a CDS encoding 4Fe-4S dicluster domain-containing protein translates to MAIDANFETNRERVEVDEEAFADDVAIWGPYDPPEKQGIHGTHVAVDFDICLADGACLEDCPVDVFTWVDTPGHPESEIKAEPTHEDQCIDCMLCVDVCPVDAIDVDPGRAGRI
- a CDS encoding electron transfer flavoprotein subunit alpha/FixB family protein, with translation MEVDPTEYDIAELGPKIKDVDDRDELAEMLAAEEAGEDRAPVKTLIQSRIDKLSEDDGGDGDIDLAEMGLADLANAIKSMDDVDRLRTLLEEEQAGQNRDTIVRQFENRLESLEGGDGDDEVEARESPEERHPDLDHPTEDKQYVHALDEGEYRDMWVYCETQAGGLIDVSKEMLGKARELMDTYNGDYGETERVVAVLIGDDVERHTEECIALGADVVVVREDERLSRFQHKPYTEIFCDMARAADHPFGREKEPAEWRDYDEPRYVLFPATNNGRDLSAQVQAELDSGLASDCSGLYIEDTVISNPVKTGEPGTKKTFERVLHMKRPDFSGFEYSTILCLDNPHREFHPQGGSVIPGSFEVPDPDPDREGEVVRNDLPLDDDWFRVSVTEFDQLDSGVDLTGHDVVVCVGRGISADPTKGVELALELADAFENSDVGVTRGIVTGSFQFDGHVEQYTHEERQIGETGQVIQPQLYIAAGVSGAVQHKVGCDESETIVAINTDTDARIKDWSDYFIEGDLFEVLPRLTEAVKTGTLDVEAVADGGEPVPTDTTAAQEGHDE
- a CDS encoding electron transfer flavoprotein subunit beta/FixA family protein, encoding MGELDTVVLTKGVPDFREGQVSFDENGHLERGKTPTVMNPNDKHALRAALQTRVRHGGTVSVMSMGPPGYKDVLREAMETVYADDLTLVSDREMAAADTWATAITLASAIRKRGVPDLVFAGFKTADGETGHTGPQTCWCLDLPVVTHVIALDVDADEETVRAKRLVEGDIEEVETVEVSLPAFIVTDPDFEPVYRTAADRLELKTLRNETRERAAALDEDDDAVTVWDHSDLNLDPDYIGLDGSPTIVSSVDPIPKAPAEREATMVDPADSDAMQQVVEELTPFATGPGAAEAGGD